CCATGGCGATCTGCGCGCCTTGGGCTTGCAGGGCGGCGACGACTTCGAGCTTGCGCTCGGGGCCGGCCTCGGACACCACTTGGGTGATGCCCAGCTGCTGCGCCACGCGTTGCACCGCGCCGACCTTGTCGCCCGAGAGCAGATGGACCTGCAAGCCCATGGCGCGCAAGTCGGCCACGGCTGTGGCGGCATCGGCGCGCACGCCTTCGTCCATGACGAAGGTGGCGAGCCAACCCTGCGCGTCGCTCAGATAAGCACAGGGCGCGTCGGCGACGCTGCGCCCTTGGGCCAGCAACTGGTCTTGGTCCAGACCGCACAGGGCCGCCGAGCCGAGCTTGTAAACGGCCCCATCGGCGCGCTCGAGCACCAAGCCGGCACCGGGGACGTCGCGCACCAGATCGGAAGCGACCTGCGACACGGCGTCGGGGGCGGCAGCACCAGCGTCTGAAGTGGCGGCAGCACCAGCGTCTGAAGTGGCGGCGGCGGCAGCGGGTGCAGCCGCACTTGCCGCTGGCCGAGCCCGCGCCGCAATGGCGCGCGACACCGGGTGCAGCGAGGCCGAGGCCAGCGGCCAAGCCAGCTCGAGCGCTTGCTCAGCCGTGAGGCCCGGGCGCACCAGCGCCTCGCGCAATACCACCCGGTCTTGGGTCAGGGTGCCGGTTTTGTCGAACACCACGGTGTCGATCTTGCACAGGGCCTCGAAGGCCAGCAGGCGCCGCACCAGGATGCCGCGCTCGGCCAGCGCCCCGGCCGAGGCCAGCATGGCCGACGGGGTCGAGAGCGCGAGCGCACACGGGCAGGTGGCCACCAAGACCGCCACCGCGATCGGTACCGCCAAGGCGGGGTCGATCTGCCACCAGTACCAGGCGCCGAAGGCGGCGCTGAGCAAGACCGCCACCAAAAACGGCCCGGCGATGCGGTCGGCGAGCTTGACCAGCTCGGGTTTTTCGGTGGACGCCTGTTCCATCAGCGCCACGATCTGGGCGAAGCGGGTTTCGCGCCCGAGGCGCTCGATGCGCACCAGCGCCGTGCCGGCGAGGTTGTAGCTGCCGGCCACCACCGTTTGGCCGCGCAGCCGCGTCACCGGCTGCGATTCGCCGGTGAGCAAGGCTTCATCGACGGTGGCGCTGTCGCCGAGCACGGTGGCGTCGCCGGGGAAGGCGATGCCGGCTTGCACGCGCAGCACGTCGCCCACGCGCAGGCGTTTGAGCGAGACGGTCTCGAAGCTGCCGTCGGCCAACTGGCGCTCGCACTGCTCGGGCAGGCGGTTCATGAGCACGTCGAGCGCGCCGGCGGTGCGGTCGCGCAGGCGCGAGACCAAGTAGCGCCCACCGAGCAGGAAGAACACGAACATGGTGAGCGAATCGAACCAGATTTCATGCCCCCACACCCCCGTGGGGTCGAAGGTGGAGCCGGTGCTAGCGATGAAGGTGACCAAGATGCCGATCGAGACCGGCATGTCCATGCCGATGCGCCCGTGGCGCAGGTCGCGCCAGGCGCTCTGGAAAAACGGCATGCTGGAGAACAGCACCACCGGCACGCTCAGCATCCAGTTGGCCCAGCGCAGCAACTGGTCGTAAACATAGGGAATTTCGCCCGGCTCGGTGATGTAGAACGGCCACGAGTACATCATGACCTGCATGGTGCAAAAGCCGGCCACGAACAGGCGCCACATCAAGAGCCGGGTTTCGGCCAAGCGCTCCTCGACGCTGAGCGCCTGGCGCATGGGCAGCAGCCGGTAGCCGCTTTGGCCCACATTGCGCGCCAGCGCCGAGAGCAGGGTCTGGGCCGGGTCCCAGCGCAGCGTGACGCGCCGGGTGGCGGCATGCACCCGTACCGACTCGACGCCGCGGCGCCCACCCAAGGCGGCTTCGACGGTTTCGGAGCAGGCCGGGCAGTACATGCCCTGCACCATCAACACCGCTTCTTGCAGTTCGCGCCCGTCCACCTGCACCGGGTGACAAAAGTCCTCTTGCTCGATGGGGTCGTCGAGCACCAAAAAATCGTCGTCGACGGTGAGCGGGCCGCGGTGCTGGCCCAATAGCGAACCCAACCCCTGGTCAGGCACAACGGCCCCGGCAGCCAGATCACTGCCTGTTACGGTGGTGGAATTCGACATGCGGGCGAGCATACCATCGGGCTTGGCTGCGCCGGCTTGATTCAGATCAAGTCTGAGGGCTATTTGGATGTGCGCGCAGGGCCAGCGAGCGGATCGGGGCCCGGCGTTGCAGGCACAATGGAGTCACCCCCATTTTTTCTGGAGCTTAACTGCCATGTACCAACGCATCCTCGTGACCACCGATGGCTCGGAACTGTCGGATCAGGCCGTCGCGCACGCGCTCAAGCTCGCCAATGCGCTCTGCGCCGAACTGCTGGCGCTGCGCGTGGTCGCGCCCTACCCCAAGACCTATTTCGAAGGCGGTGTGGCGCTGGCCGAAGAAGAAGTGCGGCGCATCGAACAGCAGTGGCACGATGACGCCATGGAGAGCCTGCACGCGATTCAGGCCGAGGGCCAAAAGCTCGGCGTCAAGGTGCGGCCGCTGACGGTGCAGTCGGAACTGATCGCCGAAGCCATCATGGCAGCCGCGCAGCAGCACAAGGCCGACCTGATCGTGATGGCCTCGCACGGTCGACGTGGCCTCAAGCGCCTGCTGCTGGGCAGCGAAACCCAGCAGGTGCTGACGCACACCAGCATACCGGTGCTGGTGTTGCGTTAATTTTTCTTAAGCGGCTGTGGCGCGCTGCCGGTGCGCCCAGCCCCACAGCGCAGCCCCGGCCAGCACCATGGGCAGGCTCAGCCACTGGCCCATGCTCAAGCCCAGCCCAAGCAGCCCGAGGTGGGCGTCGGGCTCGCGCCAGAACTCGGCCGTGAAGCGCAGCAACCCATAGCCCACCAAAAACGCCGCCGACACCTCGCCCAAGCGCCGCGGCCCTCGTGCGTACAGCCACAGCAACACAAACAGCAGCAGCCCCTCGAGCAGCGCCTGGTAGATCTGCGAGGGGTGGCGCGGCAAATCGCCGGCGCCACGAAACACCATCGCCCACGGCAGCGCCGGGTCGGCCACGCGGCCCCAGAGTTCGCCGTTGATGAAGTTGCCAATGCGCCCGCTGGCCAGCCCTACGGGGATGCACGGGGCGATGAAATCGGTGATCTGCAGCCAGTTGCGCTGGCGCCGCCACGCAAACCAAGCCATGCCCAGCAACACGCCGATGAAGCCGCCGTGAAAGCTCAAGCCGCCCTCCCAGACCGCAAAAATGCGCAGCGGCTCGGCCAGAAACTCGAGCGGGCGGTAAAACAGCGCATAGCCTAGGCGACCGCCGACGATGATACCGATCACGCCCAAAAACAGCAGGTCTTCGATGTCGCGCCGGCCCCAGCCCAGCGCCGCGTAAGTCGGGTGCCGCAGCCGGAGCAGCGTAAGCCCAAAGAACAGCGCAAAGGCGATCAGGTACATCAGCCCGTACCAGTGGATGGCCAGCGGCCCGAGCTGCAGCGCCACCGGGTCGATCTGCGGGTGCTGCAAGAAAGTGCTTGCGCTCATGCTTTAGTCCAGCGCCGACAAATCACGCACCGCGCCCTTGTCGGCCGACAGCACCAGCTTGGCGTAGGCCTTGAGCGCCGCCGAGACCTTGCGCGGACGGGGCGCCGCCGGCTTCCAGCCGAGCTGGTCTTGCACCAGTCGCCGCTGCGCCAGTTCGTCGGCGCTCACCAGCAAGTCGATGCTGCGCTGCGCGATGTCGATGCGGATGCGGTCGCCCTCGCGCACCAAGCCGATGGCGCCCCCGGCTGCCGCCTCGGGTGAGGCGTGGCCGATGCTCAGGCCCGAGGTGCCACCCGAAAAGCGCCCGTCGGTGAGCAGCGCGCACGATTTGCCCAGCCCCTTGGACTTGAGGTACGAGGTCGGGTAGAGCATCTCTTGCATGCCGGGGCCGCCGCGTGGGCCTTCGTAGCGGATCACGACCGCGTCGCCGGGCACGATCTGGTCGCTCAAAATCGCTTGCACGGCTGCGTCTTGGCTCTCGAACACGCGCGCCGGGCCCTCGAAGGCGCGCAGGGTCGAGGTGGGTACGCTGGTGGTGTAGCGCAGCTGCTCGGCCTCGAACATGCTCTGATCGACGCCGGCGGTTTTGACGATGCAGCCATCGAGCGCCAAGTTGCCGTAGAGCACCGCCAGCCCGCCATCGCGCGAGTAGGCGTGCTCGAGGTCGCGGATGCAGCCTTGGGCGCGGTCGGTATCCAGGCTGGGCCAGCGCTGGCTCTGGCTGAAGGCGGTCTGGCTCGGCACCCCGCCCGGGGCGGCGCGGTAGAAGGTTTGCACCTCGGGGCTGGGGGCACCCATGATGTCGTACTGCGCCAGCGCCGCTGCAAAGCTCGGGCTGTGCACGGTGCCGCAGTGGGCGTGCAGCAGGCCGGCGCGGTTGAGCTCGCCCAAAATGGCAAAAATGCCCCCAGCGCGGTGCACATCTTCGATGTGGTAGCGGTCGGTGTTGGGCGCCACCTTGCACAGCGTGGGCACGCGGCGCGACAGGCGGTCGATGTCGGCCATGGTGAATTCGACCTCGGCCTCGCGCGCCGTGGCCAGCAGGTGCAGCACGGTGTTGGTGGAGCCGCCCATGGCGATATCGAGCGCGACCGCGTTCTCAAAGGCCTCGAAGGTGGCGATGGAGCGCGGCAGCACCGAGGCGTCGTCGCCCTCGTAGTAGCGCCGCGCCAGCTCGACGATCAGGCGCCCGGCGCGGCGAAACAGCTGCTCGCGCTCGGTGTGGGTAGCGAGCACGGTGCCGTTGCCGGGCAGGCTCAGGCCCAGGGCTTCGGTCAGGCAGTTCATCGAATTGGCGGTGAACATGCCCGAGCACGAACCGCAGGTGGGGCAGGCGTTGCGCTCGACTTCGGCCAGCTCGGCATCCGACACCGAGGCGTCGGCGGCCAACACCATGGCATCGACCAGATCGAGCTTTTTGATGGTGATGGTCTGGCTGCCCGGCTGCTGGCGCTGCACCTTGCCGGCTTCCATCGGGCCACCCGAGACGAACACCACCGGGATGTTGAGGCGCATGGCGGCCATGAGCATGCCGGGGGTGATTTTGTCGCAGTTGGAGATGCACACCAGCGCGTCGGCGCAGTGGGCGTTGACCATGTACTCCACGCTGTCGGCGATCACCTCGCGGCTGGGCAGCGAGTACAGCATGCCGTCGTGGCCCATGGCGATGCCGTCATCGACGGCGATGGTGTGAAACTCTTTGGCCACGCCACCAGCGGCCTCGATCTCGCGCGCCACCAGTTGCCCTAGGTCTTTGAGGTGCACGTGGCCAGGCACGAACTGGGTAAAGCTGTTGGCGATGGCGATGATGGGCTTGTCAAAATCGCCGTCTTTCATGCCGGTGGCGCGCCACAGGGCACGGGCACCCGCCATGTTGCGGCCAGCGGTGGAGGTTTTGGAGCGGTAGGTGGGCATGGGAGGCGTCTGCTAAAAAAAGGGTGGCACACGATCGGGCATTATCGCTTGCAAAGCCTGCGCGCCGGGCAAGACCCCACGGGCAGGGCCCCAACCGCCCCCTGCCCTCGAGGCGCGTCAAACCTGCGGCTGCGCCTCGAAGCGCAGCGAGAAATCCACCGCCTTGAGGTCTTTGGTCAGGGCCCCGATGGAGATGCGATCGACCCCGGTTTCGGCCAGCGCGCGCACCGTCTCGAGGTTCACACCACCCGACACCTCCAGCAGCGCCGGCCCGCTGGGGTGGGCGGTGTTGCGGCGCACCGCTTCGCGCAAGGTGGGCAAGTCCATGTTGTCGAGCAAGACCATGCGCGCCCCGGCGGTGAGCGCCTCGTCGAGCTGCGCCAGCGTTTCGACCTCGATCTGCACGAAGCGCACTGTGGCCGCCCCTTGCGCCACCAGCCGCTGCGCCTGCTGCAGCGCCGCCGCCACGCCGCCGACGGCAGCGATGTGGTTTTCTTTGATCAGCACAGCGTCGTACAGCCCGAGGCGGTGGTTGGTGCCGCCGCCGGTGCGCACCGCGTACTTTTGCGCCAGCCGCAAGCCGGGCAGGGTTTTGCGCGTGTCCACGATCTGCGCCCGCGTGCCCGCCACCTGCTGCACAAAGCGCGCGGTCTGCGTGGCCACGGCGCTCAGGGTCTGCAAAAAGTTGAGCGCGGTGCGCTCGGCGCTCAGCAGGGCGCGCGCCCGGCCCTCGAGGCGCAGCACCACCTGGTTGGCGGCGCAGCGCTGGCCTTCGGGCACCAGCCAATGCAGCCGCGCATCGGGGTCGAGCGCCAGCACCGCCGCCTGCACCCACGGCGCACCGCAGAGCACCGCCGCCTCGCGCGCCAGCAAATTCGCACAGGCACGGCGTTCGGGGTCGATCAGGGCGGCGCTCAGGTCGCCAGTGCCCACGTCTTCGGCCAGCGCGCGCGCCACGTCGGCTTGCGCCAGCGCGGCTATGGTGGCGGGGGTGAAGGGGTCGGCGAAAGAACCAGCGAGAGACTTGGGCTCTGGGGTCGGGTCAAGGTTTGGGAGCGTCATAGGCCGAATTGTGCTCCAGAGCGCGGGCGGGTGGCGGGTCTGCCCATTCAAAGCAAAGAAGTCTCTGTGCTGCGTAGATGTTCGCGTTCAAGGCCCATCCGCTGGGGCAGACTTGCGCAGATGGTTGCCCGATCCGGGCTTACCCCAACGCCCCCATCGCTGGACCCCAGACCCCGAAAAATTCCGCCACCAGCCCCAGCCGCGGCAGCGCAAGCCGCCAAGCTCTGATAGACAATAGCTGCCTACCGCCCCCATCCCCCCACGGCCACCCCACCCACACCATGAGCGAAGCCACCGCCAGCACCCCCTACGGCACCTTGCCTGCCGCCTCGCCGCTGCCGCCGCGCAAGCCGGTGAGCCTGCCGCGCCTGCACGAGCTCCGCCAGCGCGGCGAAAAAATCACCATGCTCACCGCCTACGACGCCACCTTTGCCGCAGTGGCTGACAGCGCCGGGGTCGAGTGCCTGCTGGTAGGCGACTCGCTCGGCATGGTCTGCCAGGGCCTGAGCAGCACGGTCGGCGTGACGCTCGACACCATGTGCTACCACACCCAGAGCGTGACGCGCGGGCTGCGCCGGGTGCAGGGCACCGCTTGGGTGATAGGCGATTTGCCCTTTGGCAGCTACCAAGAGTCGCGCGAGCAAGCCATGCGCAGCGCCACAGCCCTGATGCACGCCGGCGCGCACATGGTCAAGCTCGAAGGCGGCGGCTGGACCACCGAGGTGGTGCGCTTTTTGGTCGAGCGCGGCATCCCGGTTTGCGCGCACTTGGGGCTGACGCCGCAAACCGTGCACGCCTTGGGCGGCTATCGGGTGCAAGGGCGCAGCGAAGCCGACGCCGAGCGCCTGCAGGGCCACGCCCGCGATCTGCAAGACGCCGGCGCCAGCATGCTGGTGCTGGAGATGGTGCCCGCCCACTTGGCCAGCGCCATCACGGCGCAACTGGCGCACTGCCACACCATCGGCATCGGCTCGGGCGCGGGCACCGCCGGCCAGGTGCTGGTGATGCACGACATGCTGGGAGTGAACTTGGGCAAGCCGCCCAAGTTTGTACGCAACTTTATGGACGGGCAGCACAGCGTTGCGGCCGCCATGGCGGCCTACGTGCGCGCAGTCAAAGACGGCAGCTTCCCCGACCCCGCCTTGCACGCTTGGTGAGCAAGGGCGGCGCAGCGCCTCTGGCTGCGCGCCCCCTGCAATTTGCCAAAAGTCCATGCCCGCACGCCTCTGCCGCAACGCCAACCGCCATCCCAAGCCCCCTACCCCGTTCCCCAGCCCCATCCCAAGCCATTTCCCGTCCACCCCATGCGCGTCATCCACCGCTGCTCCGAACTGCGCCAGCACCTGGCACGCTTTGACCGCCCCGCCTTCGTGCCCACCATGGGCAACCTGCACGCCGGCCATCTGGCTTTGGTGCACCGCGCCCGGCCGCTGGGCGAGGTGACGGTGGCCAGCATCTTCGTCAACCGCCTGCAGTTTTTGCCCCACGAAGATTTCGACAGCTACCCGCGCACCTTCGAGTCCGACTGCGCGCAGCTCGAAGCCGCCGGTTGCGATGTGCTGTTTGCCCCTACGGAAGCGGAGTTGTATCCGCAGCCGCAGCGCTTCAAGCTGCTGCCGCCGCCCGAGCTGGCCGACATCCTCGAGGGCCAGTTTCGGCCCGGTTTTTTTACCGGCGTGTGCACCGTGGTGCTCAAGCTGTTTGCGCTCGTGTTCGGGCAGAGCAAGGGCGGTGGCCACGCCGTTTTTGGGCAAAAGGACTACCAGCAGTGGCTGGTGTTGCGCCAGATGGCGCAGCAGCTGGCGCTGCCGGTGACCCTGCACGCCAGCCCAACCGAGCGCGCCCCCGACGGGCTGGCCCTGAGCTCGCGCAACGCCTACCTGTCGCCGGCCGAGCGCGCCGAGGCGGTGCAGCTCAACCTCGCGCTGCGCCGCTTGGCTGCTGCCGTGGCCGCTGCCGTGGCCGATGGCGCCACCGATCTGGCGGCGCTGGAGCAACAAGCCACAGCGCAGCTCAACGAACGCGGCTGGCAGACCGACTACCTCACGGTGCGCCGCCGCAGCGATTTGCAAGCCCCACAAGGGGCAGACTTAGCAGGCGCGGCCTCGGCCGGCCAGCTGGTCGCCCTTGGAGCGGCGCGGCTCGGGCGCACCCGCTTGATCGACAACTGGGAGTTCTGAGCGCTGCTCCGGCGTCGGGTCGCGCCCCATGAGCTGCTGCACGGCCTGCGCCGGGCTGATCTGGGCATCGAGCAGCGCCACCACCGCTTGCGTGATCGGCATCTCCACCCCTAGGGCGCGCGCCCGCTGCGCCACCGTGCGCGCGCTGTACACCCCTTCGGCCACGTGACCGAGGGCATCGAGCGCCTGCGCCAGGCTCTGGCCTTGCGCCAAGCGCAGCCCCACTTGGCGGTTGCGGCTCAGGTCGCCGGTGGCGGTGAGCACCAAATCGCCCAAGCCGCTCAGGCCCATGAAGGTTTCGGCGCGCGCGCCCAAAGCCAGCCCCAGGCGCACGGTTTCGGCCAGCCCGCGCGTGATCAGGGCCGCGCGCGCGTTGTGGCCCAGCTGCAGGCCGTCGCACAGGCCGGTGGCAATGGCCAGCACGTTTTTCACTGCGCCGCCCACCTCCACGCCCACCACATCGTCGTTGGCATAAACACGCAATGTGCGGCTGTGCAAAGCCTGCACCAGCCGCTGGCTCACGCGCACCTGCGCGCTGGCGGCCACCAGCGCGGTGGGCGCGCCAGCGGCCACTTCTTTGGCAAAGCTGGGGCCGCTGAGCACGCCCACGGGCAGATCTGGGGCCACTTGCAGCGCGATCTCGTGCCCGAGCAAGCCACTGCCCTGCTCGAAGCCCTTGCACAGCCAGACCACGGGCGCATCGAGCGCGCGCAAACGCTGCAGCAGGCCGCGCAGCGCCGCCATCGGCGTGCCCAGCACGATCAGGTCGTCGGCCGCGCACAGCTGCGCCAAATCGGCTTCGTCGGCCGCGCACAGCTCCAGCGCGTCCGGGAAGGCGCAGCCGGGTAGGTAGCGCGCATTGGCACGCGCCGCATGCATGGCCGCCACCTGCGCCGGGTCGCGCGCCCACAGCCGCACCCGCTGCACCGCGCTGCCCGGAGCGCCGGCGGCGCGCGCCACCGCGATGGCCAGCGCCGTGCCCCAGGCACCGGCCCCCAGCAGGGTGATTTTCATGCCCAGCCTCAGCGCAGCGCTTTACTGCACCGTGGGGGCCGCAGCCGCAGTTGCCGCCTCGCCCTCGCGCGACAGTTGCTGCTCGTACATGCTCTGAAAATTGATCTCGGCCAGATGCACCGGCGCAAAGCCGCCGCGCTGAATCAGGTCGGCCACGTTGCCGCGCAGGTAGGGGTAGATGATCTGCGGGCAGGCGATGCCCAAGATCGGGCCCATCTGCTCTTGGGGCAGGTGGCGCAGCTCAAAAATGCCAGCCTGCTTGGCCTCGACCAGATACAGGGTTTTGTCCTTGATCTTGGTCGTCACGGTGCAGGTCACGGTGACTTCAAACACCCCTTCGGCCAAGGGCTCGGCGGCCACCCCGAGCTGGATGTCGAGCGCCGGCTGCTCTTGCTGCAGCAGGATGTTAGGCGAATTGGGTTGCTCGAGCGAGGCCTCTTTGAGGTAGACGCGCTGAATCTGAAACACCGGAACGGCAGGGGTATCGGACATGATGGATCTCGTGGTGGAAAAACCCGCTGTACCTGTCGAGCCTGCAGCGGGCCAGTAAGACGCCCAAAGTGGGCAGACCAAGGACAATTATCTCAGCAAGGGCAACAGCCCCCCGCGCGCATCAAGCGCGTGCAAGTCGTCGCAGCCGCCGATGTGCTGGCCGTCGATGAAAATCTGCGGCACGCTGCTGCGCCCGGCGCGCTCGGTCATGGCGGCGCGCAGGTCGGGCCGGCCATCGACCACGATCTCGTCCCACGCCTGCACCCCGCGCGCGCGCAGCAGCGCCTTGGCGCGGTGGCAAAAAGGGCAGTAATCGCTGCTGTAAAGGGTGATTTGGGCCATGTGCAAGCTCCCGGCAGCGCGTTCAGCCCTTGCCCGGCGGCCCTTTGTGCACCGGCAAGGCCGCCGCGCGCCAAGCTCCCATGCCGCCGGCCAGCGTGTGCACTTTCTCGAACCCGAGCTTTTTGGCCACACCCGCAGCGCGTTTGGAGCGGATGCCCGAGGCACACACCAGCAGCAGCGGCGTGGCTTTGTTCTTGATTGTTTGCGACAAGCGCTTTTCCAGCTCGTCCACCGGCACGTGCTTGGCCGAGCCGATGTGCCCGGCGGTGTATTCGTCGAGCGAGCAGACGTCGATCACCGCCGCTTTTTCGCGGTTGATGAGCTGCACCGCCTCGTTGGGCGTGAGGCTGCCGGCACCGCCGCCACCACTCAACATCGGCCACAACAGCAGCGCCAGCGCCGTCACGGCAATCAGCACCAAAACCCAATTTTGCAAAATGAAATCCACGGCAATCCTCAAAACACAAGCAGCTGGTATTTTAGAATCACATCTTCGTCTAGCCCGGCCCACACCCAAGAAATTCCCCCCATGCACAAGCTCGTCCTGATCCGCCACGGCGAATCGACCTGGAACCTCGAAAACCGCTTCACCGGCTGGACCGACGTCGATCTCACCCCCACCGGCGTGGCGCAGGCGCTGGCGGCTGGGCAGCTGCTCAAGGCCGAGGGCTGGGAATTCGACCTTTGCCACACCAGCGTGCTCAAGCGCGCCATCCACACCCTGAACCACTGCCTCGACGCCATGGACCGCGCCTGGCTGCCGGTGCTCAAAGACTGGCGCCTCAACGAGCGCCACTACGGCGCCCTGCAAGGGCTCAACAAGGCCGAAACGGCGCGCCAGTACGGTGAAGCACAGGTGTTGCTGTGGCGGCGCAGCTACGACACCCCGCCACCGCCACTGGCCGCCGACGACGTGCGCAGCGAGCGCACCGACCGCCGCTACACCGCCCTCGCAGCGCACCAAGTGCCCCTGACCGAATGCCTGAAAGACACGGTGGCGCGCATGGTGCCCTACTGGGAGCAGACGCTGGCGCCGGCCATTGCCAGCGGGCAGCGGGTGCTGGTGTCGGCGCACGGCAATTCGATCCGCGCCCTGATCAAGCACCTAGACGGCGTATCCGACGCCGACATCGTGCAGCTCAACATCCCCAACGGCATCCCGCTGGTGTATGAGTTCGACGCCGCGCTGCGCCCGCTGCGGCGCTACTACCTAGGCGACGCCGCTGCGGCCGAAGCCGCAGCCGCCGCCGTGGCGCGCCAAAGCCGTGCCTGATCCGCGCTGGGCCCGGGCACTGCCCCACCCGGTGGCGGTAACGGTTTTTCCCGGGAACGCAATGCGCCCCCCACCCTCCAAGCGCTATAGTGCGCGTTGCGTTGCCCACTGCGGGCAGAGGTTGAGCAAATGGGATACAAATTGAAAGTCGCGGGTTGGATCGCCGTCGGTGCCTTGGCCGGCGCCCTCACCACCATGCAGTTGCAGGCGGTGGCGCGCGGGGCCGTCACGCCACTGCCGTTGGAGCAGTTGCAGCAGTTGGCCGCCGTCTATGGCATCATCAAGAGCGATTTTGTCAAGCCGGTGGACGACACCGAGCTCATCCACGACGCCATCTCGGGCATGGTCTCTGGGCTGGATCCGCACTCGCAATTTTTCGATCCCCAAGAATTCCGCGAATTCCGCGAAGGCACCGCCGGCCGCTTCGTGGGCGTGGGCATCGAAATCTCGATGGAAGACGGGCTCGTCAAGGTGGTCTCGCCGATCGAAGGCTCGCCCGCCTTTCGCGCCGGCCTGATGGCCAACGACCTCATCAGCCAGATCGACGACACCCCGGTGCGCGGCATGACCATCGGTGAGGCGGTGCGGCGCATGCGCGGCGAGCCCAACACCCAGGTGCGCCTGATGATCATGCGGCGCAGCGAAAACCGCAGCTTCAGCGTCACCATCACGCGCCAAGAGATTCGCACCCAGAGCGTGCGCAGCCGCATGATCGAGCCCGGCTTCGCTTGGGTGCGGGTGTCGCAGTTCCAAGAGCGCACGATCGAAGACTTTGCGCGCCAAGTGCAGGCCCTGTACCAGCAAGACCCGCAGCTGCGCGGGCTGGTGCTCGACTTGCGCAACGACCCCGGCGGCCTGCTCGATGCGGCGGTCGCCATGTCGGCCGCCTTCCTGCCCGAAAACGTGGTGGTGGTCAGCACCAACGGCCAGTTGCCCGAGAGCCGCGCCACCTTCCGCGCCGCGCCGCGCTACTACCTGCGCAGCGGCCCCGACCACATCCAGCGCCTGACCGAGGCCACCCAAGGCCGCTTGCGCACCGTGCCGCTGGTGGTGCTGGTCAATGAAGGCTCGGCTTCGGCGAGCGAAATCGTGGCCGGGGCGCTGCAAGACCACCGCCGCGCCACCATCATGGGCAGCCAGACCTTTGGCAAGGGCTCGGTGCAAACCGTGCGCCCGCTCGGTCCCGACACCGCCCTCAAGCTCACCACGGCGCACTACTTCAGTCCCAGCGGCCGCGCCATCCAAGACCGCGGCATCGTGCCCGACCTCTGGCTCTACGAGACCGCCGCCGGCGACGTGCTGGCGGCGCTGCGCCCGCGCCAAGCCGACATCAGCGCCGGCCACAACGGTGCCCCGGCGCGCGAACTCAGCGAAGAAGAACGAGCCCGCGAACGCCAGCGTGAGCAAGAGCGCGAAGCGGCGCGCCAGCGGCTCGAAGAGCAGCAGCGCCTCAACCCCGGTCAGCGCCTGCTGCCCGAGTTCGGCTCGGCCGAAGATTTCCAGCTGCGCCAAGCGCTCAACCACCTGCAGGGCCTGCCGGTGCAGGTGAGCCAGAGCGCACGCGAGCGCCCGGCCGCAGAGCGCAGCGCCAACTAAAAGCCACCCACTTTGTCCAACCCAACCGCCCTGCCCGATCTGAGCGACGCGCAGCTGCTGCGCTACTCGCGCCACATTTTGCTCGAGGAATTCGGCATCGCCGGGCAGCAGCGCTTGCTGGCGGCGCATGCCGTGGTGGTGGGGGCGGGTGGGCTGGGTTCGCCGGTGGCGCTGTATCTGGCGGCGGCTGGCGTTGGGCGCATCAGCCTGGTCGATCACGACGCGGTCGATGGCACCAATCTGCAGCGCCAGATTGCCCACACGCAAGAGCGCATCGGCTGGCCCAAGGTGGAATCGGCGGCGCTGGCCATGCGCGCCATCAACCCCGAGCTGCGCATCGACACCTGGGCGCAGCGCGCTGAACCGGCCTTGCTCGATCAGCTGCTGTCATCGGCCGACGTGCTGCTCGATTGCAGCGACAAC
This sequence is a window from Serpentinimonas maccroryi. Protein-coding genes within it:
- the nadC gene encoding carboxylating nicotinate-nucleotide diphosphorylase; its protein translation is MTLPNLDPTPEPKSLAGSFADPFTPATIAALAQADVARALAEDVGTGDLSAALIDPERRACANLLAREAAVLCGAPWVQAAVLALDPDARLHWLVPEGQRCAANQVVLRLEGRARALLSAERTALNFLQTLSAVATQTARFVQQVAGTRAQIVDTRKTLPGLRLAQKYAVRTGGGTNHRLGLYDAVLIKENHIAAVGGVAAALQQAQRLVAQGAATVRFVQIEVETLAQLDEALTAGARMVLLDNMDLPTLREAVRRNTAHPSGPALLEVSGGVNLETVRALAETGVDRISIGALTKDLKAVDFSLRFEAQPQV
- the panB gene encoding 3-methyl-2-oxobutanoate hydroxymethyltransferase, whose protein sequence is MSEATASTPYGTLPAASPLPPRKPVSLPRLHELRQRGEKITMLTAYDATFAAVADSAGVECLLVGDSLGMVCQGLSSTVGVTLDTMCYHTQSVTRGLRRVQGTAWVIGDLPFGSYQESREQAMRSATALMHAGAHMVKLEGGGWTTEVVRFLVERGIPVCAHLGLTPQTVHALGGYRVQGRSEADAERLQGHARDLQDAGASMLVLEMVPAHLASAITAQLAHCHTIGIGSGAGTAGQVLVMHDMLGVNLGKPPKFVRNFMDGQHSVAAAMAAYVRAVKDGSFPDPALHAW
- the panC gene encoding pantoate--beta-alanine ligase; the encoded protein is MRVIHRCSELRQHLARFDRPAFVPTMGNLHAGHLALVHRARPLGEVTVASIFVNRLQFLPHEDFDSYPRTFESDCAQLEAAGCDVLFAPTEAELYPQPQRFKLLPPPELADILEGQFRPGFFTGVCTVVLKLFALVFGQSKGGGHAVFGQKDYQQWLVLRQMAQQLALPVTLHASPTERAPDGLALSSRNAYLSPAERAEAVQLNLALRRLAAAVAAAVADGATDLAALEQQATAQLNERGWQTDYLTVRRRSDLQAPQGADLAGAASAGQLVALGAARLGRTRLIDNWEF
- a CDS encoding NAD(P)H-dependent glycerol-3-phosphate dehydrogenase, which produces MKITLLGAGAWGTALAIAVARAAGAPGSAVQRVRLWARDPAQVAAMHAARANARYLPGCAFPDALELCAADEADLAQLCAADDLIVLGTPMAALRGLLQRLRALDAPVVWLCKGFEQGSGLLGHEIALQVAPDLPVGVLSGPSFAKEVAAGAPTALVAASAQVRVSQRLVQALHSRTLRVYANDDVVGVEVGGAVKNVLAIATGLCDGLQLGHNARAALITRGLAETVRLGLALGARAETFMGLSGLGDLVLTATGDLSRNRQVGLRLAQGQSLAQALDALGHVAEGVYSARTVAQRARALGVEMPITQAVVALLDAQISPAQAVQQLMGRDPTPEQRSELPVVDQAGAPEPRRSKGDQLAGRGRAC
- the secB gene encoding protein-export chaperone SecB, translated to MSDTPAVPVFQIQRVYLKEASLEQPNSPNILLQQEQPALDIQLGVAAEPLAEGVFEVTVTCTVTTKIKDKTLYLVEAKQAGIFELRHLPQEQMGPILGIACPQIIYPYLRGNVADLIQRGGFAPVHLAEINFQSMYEQQLSREGEAATAAAAPTVQ
- the grxC gene encoding glutaredoxin 3; the protein is MAQITLYSSDYCPFCHRAKALLRARGVQAWDEIVVDGRPDLRAAMTERAGRSSVPQIFIDGQHIGGCDDLHALDARGGLLPLLR
- a CDS encoding rhodanese-like domain-containing protein, with amino-acid sequence MDFILQNWVLVLIAVTALALLLWPMLSGGGGAGSLTPNEAVQLINREKAAVIDVCSLDEYTAGHIGSAKHVPVDELEKRLSQTIKNKATPLLLVCASGIRSKRAAGVAKKLGFEKVHTLAGGMGAWRAAALPVHKGPPGKG